GGCCCCGGAGAATCGGAGCGCACCTTGAGCCGGGACGCGCACGCCGCGGCGCGCGTGGATTTCGCGCACTTCTTCGACTATCTGGTCCTCGCCCGGGGCCGGTTGCTCGACTGGACCGGCGCGCAGCCCGCCCACCTCTATACGCGGCCGTATCCGTTCGGCCTCGGCTCGATTCGCGCCACCCTCATCCACATCGCCGACATCGAGTGGGGCTACGTGCAGCGACTCGCGGGCCGCGACTACACCCGTGCGGAGTCGCCGTTCACCGCCGAGCGATACCCCACCCTGCCGGCGCTTTCCGCGGCGTGGCAGGCCCGGCGGGCCGCCACCCGCGCGGTGCTCGCGGCCCTCGGCGATCCGTCGCGGACGATCGAGTATGTGTCGCGGAACTTTACCCCGCCCCGGCGCACGCGCACGACCGCCGGCGGCCTCGCCGGCCAACTGCTCTTTCACGAGGTGCACCACCGCGCGCAGGTGATGACGATGCTACGCC
Above is a genomic segment from bacterium containing:
- a CDS encoding DinB family protein, whose translation is MSRDAHAAARVDFAHFFDYLVLARGRLLDWTGAQPAHLYTRPYPFGLGSIRATLIHIADIEWGYVQRLAGRDYTRAESPFTAERYPTLPALSAAWQARRAATRAVLAALGDPSRTIEYVSRNFTPPRRTRTTAGGLAGQLLFHEVHHRAQVMTMLRLAGVPAQDLDYSRLMWDRTSVNESD